A genomic stretch from Sphingobacterium sp. ML3W includes:
- a CDS encoding efflux RND transporter periplasmic adaptor subunit, with product MKRIQFTVIAAALMLSSCKEHPKNTNPLGEPDIIAVKVSPVSSFRVPTSVQVTGLVSTEDQANYSFKIGGVISRILVSEGDFFRKGQLLATLNTTEISAGLSQSSLGVDKAQRDYDRAMNLYKDSVFTLEQLQNTRTALDVARKGKEAVAFNERYAKIYATSDGFVSKKVANEGEVIGGGMPVLLTNTIQQNASYLLKAGVTDREWSSIKAGQAAKVTLDGFPDQLFEATVYRKLQSADREIGSFQIELKLKLHNVAPPVGMFGKADIEIDQVENAIVIPYNALVEADGKKGYVFTTVGADKVKKIPVNIMKFETDKVYLSDKMDGINQIVISNSAYLNEQSVVKIIK from the coding sequence ATGAAAAGGATACAATTTACAGTAATTGCGGCAGCCCTAATGCTGTCGTCGTGCAAAGAGCACCCCAAAAATACAAATCCGCTTGGCGAACCAGATATCATTGCCGTAAAGGTATCCCCTGTGTCGTCCTTCCGTGTTCCTACCTCGGTACAGGTAACCGGGTTGGTCAGTACAGAAGACCAGGCAAACTATTCTTTTAAAATAGGCGGTGTCATCAGCCGTATATTGGTCAGTGAAGGAGACTTTTTCCGCAAAGGACAATTATTGGCAACGTTGAATACGACCGAAATTTCAGCCGGGCTTTCCCAGTCAAGCCTAGGTGTGGATAAAGCCCAACGCGACTATGACCGTGCAATGAACCTTTACAAAGACAGTGTCTTTACGTTGGAACAGCTGCAAAATACAAGAACTGCACTTGATGTTGCCAGAAAAGGAAAAGAAGCCGTGGCGTTCAACGAGCGCTATGCAAAGATCTATGCCACCTCGGACGGCTTTGTCTCAAAGAAGGTTGCAAATGAAGGAGAGGTGATTGGGGGCGGGATGCCGGTGCTACTTACTAATACCATACAGCAGAATGCCAGCTATCTTCTGAAAGCAGGCGTAACAGACCGTGAATGGTCAAGTATAAAAGCAGGACAGGCTGCAAAAGTTACATTGGATGGTTTCCCTGATCAGCTATTCGAGGCGACGGTATACAGAAAGCTGCAATCGGCAGACCGGGAAATAGGCTCTTTTCAGATAGAACTAAAATTGAAACTCCATAACGTTGCTCCTCCCGTAGGCATGTTTGGGAAGGCCGATATTGAGATAGATCAGGTGGAGAATGCAATCGTGATCCCCTATAATGCATTGGTCGAAGCGGACGGAAAAAAAGGATACGTATTCACTACTGTCGGCGCAGACAAGGTAAAAAAGATTCCTGTAAACATCATGAAGTTTGAAACGGATAAAGTGTATTTAAGTGACAAAATGGACGGGATAAACCAAATTGTCATTTCCAACAGCGCCTACCTGAATGAGCAATCAGTAGTCAAAATTATCAAGTAA
- a CDS encoding VIT family protein — protein MITIDNYLDNHYIHRSNWLRAAVLGANDGIISISSLAIGVAAASISREPIVLATVAGLVAGALSMAAGEYVSVSSQTDTEMADIKREKKELEEMPDQELQILTQIYERRGLKKETAMQVAIELTEKDALATHIRDELGINEISQANPIQAALASGASFTVGGILPLLVILFAPVKGMEYWLYGFTIFFLIILGVAAAKTGGSSIIRAIIRITVWGTIAMVLSALVGYLFGVSV, from the coding sequence ATGATAACGATCGATAACTATCTTGATAATCATTACATCCACCGTAGTAATTGGCTCAGAGCCGCTGTGCTTGGTGCGAATGATGGTATTATCTCAATTTCCAGTTTAGCTATCGGGGTAGCCGCGGCCAGCATCTCAAGGGAACCTATCGTATTGGCTACAGTAGCTGGCCTGGTTGCTGGAGCCTTATCCATGGCGGCTGGTGAATATGTATCGGTAAGCTCACAGACAGATACCGAAATGGCCGATATCAAGCGTGAAAAAAAGGAATTAGAGGAAATGCCTGACCAAGAGTTACAAATTCTAACCCAGATATATGAGCGTCGCGGATTAAAAAAAGAGACTGCCATGCAGGTAGCTATTGAACTTACAGAGAAGGATGCACTTGCTACTCATATTCGCGATGAACTTGGTATAAATGAAATAAGCCAGGCAAATCCCATACAGGCCGCACTTGCATCAGGAGCCTCATTTACTGTGGGAGGAATTTTGCCTTTATTGGTCATTCTTTTTGCTCCGGTGAAAGGAATGGAATATTGGCTCTATGGATTTACGATATTCTTCTTGATCATCTTAGGGGTGGCGGCCGCAAAGACCGGTGGGTCGAGCATCATCAGAGCAATCATCCGAATTACCGTATGGGGAACAATTGCAATGGTTCTTTCTGCATTAGTAGGCTATCTATTTGGGGTCAGTGTTTAA
- a CDS encoding efflux RND transporter permease subunit — MKITNFAVKNYQFTLIMFVLFAVVGLLTLFTMPRSEDPTTHPPQYVITVIYPGTSPKDMEEQVVKPIENKIYGLENIEKILTSVEDGVAVIQPKFKYGVDVDNKYQEISTEINALKNSELPKDIYLIKTEKVASSDVKIIQVALVSNAASAKELRDKADLLKTALEKITDLKEVKYTGVPEQEIRIDMQLDKLAQLRIPLNLVVGSLQSEAADIPGGSVNLDTKVFNVKTSGKFKNVEDVANTVIYNANGKIIYLKDVAEVSYKDGTINHITRLNGHRCVLVTAAMKDNVNISKVKEEYMPVLEAFQKGLPENIKMIKNFDQADMVAQRLGHLGFDFALAIVLVVITLLPLGFRASLIVMISIPLSLALGLIAMNMLGYSLNQLSIVGLVVALGLLVDDSIVVVENIERWLREGYSIKDAVLKGTRQIGNAVVGCTATLVIAFLPLAFLPDAAGEFLRSLPMAVMTSVLASMLVALTLVPFLGSRILKPHAHSGGNYFLQKLQQFLSYSYRSIMPIALKWPKVTIGISIALSVFAFALFPLAGFKLFPTSEKPMFLINIKLPLQANIPESDRVTKLVEQELKNHKEIVYYTSNVGKGNPQIYYNVHQQDIKPDFGQIFVQLGDDTGPKVKQELIKTLRKKFIDFPHARIEVKDFEQGTPIEANIVVRVFGDNQDTLRSLSFKVEEILRKHPGTFFVNNELNSYKSDVKVSIDKEKARTLGVLTSDVDMVIRMAVAGVNVGDYIDDRGDSRNVIITLPREKFSDLNVLKGLYVNNIQGTPIQVDQIATIGFETSPTAINHFNKSRFAKVTSLTKDHVYANDILKDIVPQLDRLKLPPGYYYKLSGEAESEGDALGGNFLSVILLSGFLFIGVLLLQFKNFKGIIIVLSIIPLGILGGAIALLLTGNPMSLVSIIGFIGLSGIQVKNSLLLVDFTNQLRVEGHSLDEAIHIAGETRFLPVVLTSITAICGLIPIALNPNPLIAPLAIVLIGGLISSTILSRIVTPVMYRLIPPQIEIEEDTEDNDK; from the coding sequence ATGAAAATAACAAATTTTGCTGTTAAGAACTATCAGTTCACACTGATCATGTTCGTTCTTTTCGCTGTAGTGGGGTTGCTCACGCTGTTTACTATGCCGAGATCGGAGGATCCGACAACGCATCCGCCGCAATATGTGATCACGGTCATTTACCCGGGAACCAGTCCAAAAGACATGGAAGAACAGGTGGTAAAACCGATTGAAAATAAAATATACGGGCTTGAAAATATAGAAAAGATACTTACTTCTGTTGAAGACGGTGTTGCCGTAATACAGCCTAAATTCAAATATGGCGTCGATGTCGACAATAAATACCAAGAGATATCTACCGAAATAAATGCGCTAAAGAACAGTGAACTCCCAAAAGACATCTATCTGATCAAAACGGAAAAAGTAGCATCCTCCGATGTAAAGATCATCCAAGTGGCTTTGGTTTCCAATGCTGCATCAGCTAAAGAACTTAGGGACAAAGCCGATCTGCTTAAAACAGCGCTGGAAAAGATTACCGACCTTAAGGAAGTTAAGTATACCGGAGTTCCTGAGCAGGAGATACGCATAGACATGCAGCTGGATAAACTAGCCCAGCTAAGGATACCCTTAAATCTTGTTGTCGGGAGCTTGCAAAGCGAAGCTGCCGATATCCCTGGGGGAAGCGTCAACCTCGATACCAAAGTTTTCAACGTGAAGACCAGCGGCAAATTCAAGAATGTCGAAGACGTCGCCAATACAGTTATATATAACGCCAACGGGAAGATTATTTATTTAAAAGATGTCGCCGAAGTTAGCTATAAGGATGGTACCATCAACCATATTACCCGCCTTAACGGTCACCGCTGTGTGCTCGTGACAGCCGCCATGAAAGACAATGTCAATATTAGCAAGGTCAAGGAAGAGTATATGCCAGTGTTGGAAGCATTCCAGAAAGGACTTCCGGAAAATATAAAAATGATCAAAAATTTTGACCAGGCGGACATGGTTGCCCAACGTTTGGGACATCTGGGATTTGATTTTGCGCTGGCGATCGTGCTGGTCGTTATCACGTTGTTGCCACTGGGATTCAGGGCGTCATTGATTGTTATGATCTCCATTCCGTTATCACTCGCCTTGGGTTTGATAGCGATGAACATGCTGGGCTATTCACTCAACCAATTAAGTATTGTTGGCCTGGTGGTGGCATTGGGGCTGCTGGTAGACGACAGTATTGTTGTTGTCGAAAATATAGAAAGATGGTTAAGAGAGGGGTATTCCATTAAGGATGCCGTGTTAAAAGGGACAAGGCAGATAGGTAATGCAGTTGTAGGATGTACGGCTACTTTGGTCATAGCGTTCCTGCCGCTTGCTTTTTTACCTGATGCGGCAGGCGAATTTCTCCGAAGCTTGCCGATGGCGGTAATGACAAGCGTATTGGCATCCATGCTGGTTGCGCTTACCTTGGTTCCATTTCTTGGCAGCCGTATATTAAAACCCCATGCACATAGCGGCGGTAATTACTTCCTGCAGAAGCTACAGCAGTTTTTGAGCTATTCATACCGCAGTATCATGCCAATCGCACTCAAATGGCCAAAAGTAACCATAGGGATCTCAATCGCGCTGAGTGTTTTTGCGTTCGCCCTCTTTCCATTGGCAGGCTTCAAGCTTTTTCCAACATCAGAAAAGCCAATGTTCCTGATCAATATCAAGCTGCCATTGCAGGCAAACATCCCTGAAAGCGACCGCGTCACCAAACTCGTGGAGCAGGAACTGAAGAACCATAAGGAAATCGTGTATTATACCTCCAATGTCGGCAAAGGTAATCCGCAGATTTACTACAATGTACACCAGCAGGACATTAAGCCCGATTTTGGACAAATATTTGTTCAATTGGGCGACGATACCGGCCCAAAAGTTAAACAGGAACTGATTAAGACTCTTAGAAAAAAATTCATTGATTTTCCCCATGCAAGAATTGAGGTAAAGGATTTTGAACAGGGCACACCGATTGAGGCGAACATTGTGGTCAGAGTTTTCGGGGATAATCAGGACACTTTGCGATCCCTATCTTTTAAGGTAGAGGAAATTTTAAGGAAGCACCCCGGTACCTTCTTTGTGAACAACGAGCTAAATTCGTACAAATCAGATGTCAAGGTTTCGATAGACAAGGAAAAAGCGCGCACCCTTGGTGTATTGACCAGTGATGTAGACATGGTTATCCGCATGGCAGTAGCCGGCGTAAATGTTGGTGACTACATCGACGACCGCGGCGATTCAAGGAATGTGATCATTACCCTACCACGAGAAAAGTTTTCAGATCTCAATGTGCTCAAAGGACTTTATGTCAACAATATCCAGGGAACACCGATACAGGTTGACCAAATTGCTACAATAGGTTTTGAAACATCTCCGACGGCAATCAACCATTTTAACAAATCGAGGTTTGCCAAAGTGACATCATTGACTAAAGACCACGTGTATGCCAATGATATTTTAAAGGACATCGTTCCACAGCTTGACAGATTAAAGCTTCCGCCGGGGTATTATTATAAATTGTCGGGTGAGGCCGAGTCCGAAGGCGATGCCCTGGGAGGCAACTTTCTTTCGGTCATATTATTAAGTGGCTTCCTTTTTATAGGCGTGCTCCTTTTACAGTTTAAGAATTTCAAGGGGATTATTATCGTATTATCCATTATCCCGTTGGGTATATTGGGCGGTGCGATAGCGTTGCTTTTAACCGGCAATCCGATGTCTTTGGTTTCTATCATCGGTTTTATCGGGTTGTCGGGAATACAGGTCAAGAATTCGTTGCTCCTCGTGGATTTTACAAACCAGCTTAGGGTTGAGGGCCACTCCTTGGATGAAGCTATCCATATAGCGGGCGAGACACGGTTTTTACCTGTTGTGCTTACATCTATTACCGCTATCTGCGGATTGATACCTATTGCATTAAATCCCAATCCGCTTATTGCTCCTTTGGCAATTGTACTTATTGGCGGGCTTATAAGTTCAACAATCCTATCAAGGATTGTAACACCCGTAATGTACAGGCTCATCCCACCACAGATCGAAATTGAAGAAGATACAGAAGATAACGATAAGTAA
- a CDS encoding TetR/AcrR family transcriptional regulator encodes MSIAERKQEEKQEMHQRILNAARKIFLEKGYEKTSMRNIANEINYSPGSLYFHFKDKTEIFQELQKEGFTLLLNQLKVLNSVADPFERLKASGRVFIQFAQENKDYYNLMFMVEETVKDPTETRFTIAQEAINHMCSMIRDCQQQGKFIEMDTDYFTFMVLSAMHGICALFCKDRTTSFINKTNEELMENGYACFVALLEKS; translated from the coding sequence ATGAGTATAGCAGAAAGAAAACAGGAAGAAAAACAGGAAATGCACCAGCGTATCTTAAATGCGGCACGCAAAATATTTCTTGAAAAAGGATATGAAAAGACCAGTATGCGCAATATTGCCAATGAGATCAATTATAGTCCTGGCAGTCTCTATTTTCATTTTAAGGATAAAACCGAAATTTTTCAGGAGCTTCAAAAAGAAGGATTCACTTTGCTTCTAAACCAGTTGAAAGTGCTGAACAGCGTAGCAGATCCATTTGAACGACTTAAGGCATCGGGACGTGTGTTTATTCAATTTGCGCAGGAAAATAAGGATTACTACAACCTCATGTTCATGGTTGAGGAGACCGTAAAAGATCCTACCGAAACTAGGTTCACAATTGCACAGGAAGCCATAAATCATATGTGTTCTATGATCCGCGATTGCCAACAACAAGGTAAATTCATAGAGATGGATACAGACTATTTTACATTTATGGTGCTTTCCGCAATGCATGGAATTTGTGCCTTGTTTTGCAAGGACCGTACAACAAGTTTTATAAACAAAACAAATGAAGAGTTGATGGAAAACGGCTACGCATGTTTTGTTGCTTTGCTCGAAAAGAGCTAG
- a CDS encoding HD domain-containing protein, whose amino-acid sequence MDLARLLKMIIIHDLVEAEAGDVSVLDQIRNPEIRKIKQQNEEQAILKIRQMLAKSNRQEIYDLFYEFEDKKTFEAKAANAIDKLEVQLQHNHADISTWEEVEYDLSFVIGKQVQFDQTFVLLKDLIEQQASQKLEEAGLNVSEIRERAISTFS is encoded by the coding sequence GTGGATTTAGCCCGTCTGTTAAAAATGATCATTATCCATGACCTTGTTGAAGCAGAAGCTGGAGACGTTTCCGTATTGGATCAGATCCGCAATCCAGAGATCAGAAAGATCAAACAGCAAAATGAAGAACAAGCCATTCTCAAGATCAGACAGATGCTAGCAAAAAGTAACAGACAAGAGATCTATGATCTTTTCTATGAATTTGAAGATAAGAAAACTTTTGAGGCCAAGGCCGCCAATGCCATTGACAAATTAGAGGTACAGCTTCAGCACAATCATGCTGATATCTCTACCTGGGAAGAGGTTGAATATGATTTATCTTTTGTAATTGGCAAACAAGTCCAATTTGACCAGACCTTTGTCCTGTTAAAGGATTTAATCGAGCAGCAGGCTTCGCAGAAATTGGAAGAGGCCGGCTTGAATGTCTCGGAGATTCGTGAGCGCGCGATCTCGACTTTTAGCTAG
- a CDS encoding NAD(P)/FAD-dependent oxidoreductase, with protein sequence METDRPENNREIIANLCEDQISDGTPETNGLSRPLEIKDKQKKISRRELIKQGGLALSILALPLPLTSFLNFNEMTDNKNFDVIIIGGSYAGLSAAMALGRALRNVLIIDSGLPCNRQTPHSHNFLTQDGEKPSVIGEKAKDQVLKYDTVKLLTDLAVSVTKTDKGFELSTQSGKIFSARKLVFATGLKDKMLNIKGFSECWGITVLHCPYCHGYEVKNQKTGILANGYGAFHLSRLINNWTKDLTIFTNGKSELTQEQTDEIKRHNISIVEKKIASLKHKDGVVEEITFSDNSIFKLDVIYARPPFEQHCKIPELLGCELTEQGLIKVDAFQKTTVDNIFACGDNTNPLRAVSYAVSTGNNTGVFLNNALVEEDFLK encoded by the coding sequence ATGGAGACGGACAGACCAGAAAATAATAGGGAGATCATAGCTAATCTTTGCGAAGATCAGATAAGCGATGGGACGCCTGAAACCAACGGCCTAAGCAGACCGTTGGAAATAAAGGATAAACAGAAAAAAATATCAAGACGAGAATTAATTAAACAAGGAGGACTTGCTTTATCCATTTTAGCTTTACCTCTTCCATTAACATCATTTTTAAATTTTAATGAAATGACAGATAACAAAAATTTTGACGTAATCATAATTGGCGGTAGCTATGCAGGACTTTCGGCAGCGATGGCTCTGGGACGAGCATTAAGAAATGTTTTAATTATTGATAGCGGTTTGCCCTGTAACCGACAAACACCTCATTCACATAACTTTCTGACGCAAGACGGAGAAAAACCAAGCGTTATTGGGGAAAAGGCAAAAGATCAAGTGTTAAAATACGACACTGTAAAATTATTGACTGACCTTGCTGTTAGTGTAACGAAAACTGATAAGGGCTTTGAACTATCAACTCAATCAGGTAAAATATTTTCAGCTAGAAAACTTGTTTTTGCAACAGGTTTAAAAGATAAAATGCTAAACATTAAGGGTTTTTCTGAATGCTGGGGAATCACAGTACTTCATTGTCCTTATTGTCATGGATATGAAGTAAAAAATCAAAAAACAGGGATTTTGGCAAATGGATATGGTGCATTTCACTTGTCCCGACTTATTAATAACTGGACAAAGGATTTAACGATATTTACCAATGGAAAATCGGAGCTGACACAAGAGCAGACCGATGAAATCAAAAGACACAATATTTCAATAGTTGAGAAGAAGATAGCCTCGTTGAAACATAAAGACGGCGTAGTTGAAGAAATAACTTTTTCAGACAATTCAATTTTTAAATTAGATGTCATCTATGCTAGACCTCCATTTGAACAACATTGTAAAATCCCCGAATTATTGGGCTGTGAATTGACAGAACAGGGACTTATCAAAGTAGATGCATTTCAGAAAACAACAGTGGATAATATATTTGCTTGTGGAGACAACACTAATCCGCTACGTGCTGTATCATATGCTGTATCAACGGGCAATAATACAGGTGTATTTTTAAATAACGCTCTGGTAGAAGAAGATTTTTTAAAATGA
- a CDS encoding TolC family protein, giving the protein MIKLYQKPKLLWSILLTMVLITAHQSRAQDRLDLYIKEGLESNQSIKQQNFMLEKNVYALSEAKSMFLPNIAFSTTYTKADGGRTIDIPVGDMMNGVYSTLNQLTGSNSFPQLQNQQVLINPDNFYDAKFRITQPILNAELNYNKKIKTKQIGLQKAEVLLYKRELVKEIKVAYYNYLKATNAVKIYQSYLALVREGERVNRKLLDNGKINRTALVRSQNEVSKIEASIVTAIKTQESARYYFNFLLNRPQTESILIDEITALPDQTALIGEDIGNREELSKLKIAKGINEDLTGLAKSYLVPKVGASLDLGSQAFDWKFNNKSRYYLLGVSLEWNLFGFGRNSSRIKQTLAEQQAILSQTDYVQQQLLTELKVRQASMESAVAEFRAAQSQLKTSQTYYNDISKLYKEGMAIYIEVLDAQNQWVDAQLQANIALFDTWIAFTAIERANASFNIQ; this is encoded by the coding sequence GTGATTAAATTATATCAAAAACCTAAATTATTATGGTCGATTTTGTTGACCATGGTGTTGATCACTGCCCATCAGAGCAGGGCACAGGATAGGCTTGACCTATACATAAAAGAAGGTCTGGAATCAAACCAGAGTATAAAACAGCAAAATTTTATGCTGGAGAAAAATGTTTATGCGCTCTCGGAGGCGAAAAGTATGTTTCTACCAAATATTGCCTTTTCAACAACCTATACCAAAGCCGATGGCGGACGGACAATCGATATTCCTGTGGGCGATATGATGAACGGTGTGTACAGTACACTAAATCAGTTAACAGGAAGCAATTCGTTTCCGCAATTGCAAAACCAGCAGGTATTGATAAACCCCGATAATTTCTATGATGCAAAATTTCGCATCACCCAACCAATTCTGAATGCCGAGCTCAATTATAACAAAAAGATTAAGACAAAGCAGATCGGCCTCCAAAAAGCGGAAGTGCTACTTTATAAAAGAGAATTGGTAAAAGAAATTAAAGTAGCCTATTATAATTATCTGAAAGCGACCAATGCCGTAAAGATCTACCAATCTTATCTAGCATTGGTGCGTGAAGGGGAGAGAGTGAACAGGAAGCTATTGGATAATGGTAAGATTAACCGGACAGCCTTGGTCCGAAGCCAAAATGAGGTTTCCAAAATCGAGGCTTCGATCGTGACTGCTATAAAGACGCAAGAATCGGCCAGGTATTATTTTAATTTCCTTCTTAATCGCCCACAGACAGAAAGTATTTTAATAGACGAAATAACCGCCTTGCCGGACCAGACCGCTCTAATAGGTGAAGATATCGGTAATCGCGAGGAGCTTTCCAAACTTAAAATCGCCAAGGGTATCAATGAAGACCTGACGGGACTTGCAAAATCATACCTCGTTCCAAAGGTGGGAGCCAGTTTGGACCTGGGTTCGCAGGCATTTGACTGGAAATTCAATAATAAGAGCCGCTATTACCTTCTGGGCGTTTCTTTAGAGTGGAACCTTTTCGGATTTGGGAGAAACAGCAGCCGTATCAAACAGACCCTTGCCGAGCAGCAGGCGATTTTATCCCAGACCGACTATGTGCAACAACAGCTTCTTACAGAGCTTAAAGTGCGTCAGGCCAGTATGGAAAGTGCTGTTGCTGAATTTCGGGCAGCCCAGAGCCAGTTAAAGACAAGCCAGACCTATTACAATGATATATCAAAACTATATAAGGAGGGAATGGCAATTTATATTGAAGTGCTTGACGCCCAGAATCAATGGGTAGATGCCCAGCTGCAGGCCAACATCGCGCTATTCGATACATGGATAGCATTTACTGCCATTGAACGCGCCAACGCTAGTTTTAACATACAATAA
- a CDS encoding SDR family NAD(P)-dependent oxidoreductase, with product MKKALITGASGGIGLEIARRLSQQHYQLTLVARNEQKLKSVQEQLGREAHQILVADLTIKEDIEKVSKHLTENSYDLLVNNAGNGSYGRFTEIPIGEQLNTMTLNMEALVSLSYAFLSKAVSGNALINIGSLLAHSSFPGGAVYAGTKSFVANFSESLWYEYKNKGIFVSGFNPGAADSDFHSNSGSDTSAFPSFVVSSVSEVADEFMKALATRRKPRVIQGFKNRMMLFGFKFLNRKSTINIMGKISPGLKA from the coding sequence ATGAAAAAAGCATTAATAACTGGAGCAAGCGGAGGCATAGGTTTGGAAATTGCCAGACGTCTTTCCCAACAGCATTACCAATTGACCCTAGTGGCAAGAAATGAACAGAAATTGAAATCTGTTCAGGAGCAACTTGGGAGGGAAGCACATCAGATTCTTGTAGCAGACCTTACCATAAAAGAGGATATCGAGAAAGTCAGTAAGCACCTTACTGAAAATAGTTATGATCTTCTTGTTAATAACGCAGGAAATGGTTCTTATGGAAGGTTTACAGAGATACCTATTGGAGAACAGTTAAATACCATGACATTGAATATGGAGGCATTGGTATCCTTGTCTTATGCATTTTTAAGCAAAGCAGTATCAGGAAATGCGCTGATCAATATTGGGTCACTACTGGCTCATTCATCTTTTCCTGGTGGAGCCGTGTATGCGGGAACAAAAAGCTTTGTTGCCAACTTTTCGGAGTCACTCTGGTATGAATATAAAAATAAAGGTATCTTTGTATCAGGCTTTAACCCCGGTGCTGCCGATTCTGATTTCCATTCGAACTCGGGCAGTGATACAAGTGCATTTCCAAGTTTTGTCGTATCGAGTGTTTCTGAAGTTGCCGACGAATTTATGAAGGCATTGGCAACAAGAAGAAAGCCAAGAGTAATACAAGGATTTAAAAACCGAATGATGCTATTTGGGTTTAAGTTTCTCAACAGGAAATCAACGATTAATATAATGGGTAAAATTAGTCCGGGGCTTAAGGCTTAA